A window of Chitinophagaceae bacterium genomic DNA:
GGCCGGAGCATCGGTCACTATTTTAGCGAGAAATTCAGATGATTTAGAAATTGCCTGCAAAAATCTACCGAAAGTTCATGACGGGCAAACACATTTTTGGATAAGTGCTGACAGTTCTGCACCGGACACTTTCATTGAAAAGGTGAAAAACTTTTCGGCAGAGAAAAAAATACATTTTGATATTTTAGTCAATAACACGGGAGGCCCTCCCGGTGGTCCGATAACTGATGCTTCTGCGGAAAGTTTTTTAGAGGCCTACAACAATCATTTAATCTGTAATCATTTACTCGTACAAACTTATCTGGAGGGCATGAAAAAAGCCGCTTACGGACGGATAATTAATATTATTTCTACTTCTGTTAAACAACCTTTGCCAAACTTAGGAGTTTCAAATACTACTCGTGCAGCAGTTGCAGCCTGGGCAAAAACGCTCGCCAACGAAACCGCTATGCACGGAATTACTGTGAATAATGTTTTGCCGGGAGCTACAGAAACCGACAGGCTGACTTCAATTATCCTGAATAAATCAAAAAAAGAAAACAAAACGACCGTACAAGTTGCCGAAGCAATGAAATCCGGCATTCCGATGAAAAGATTTGGAAAAGCTCAGGAAGTTGCTTCACTGGTTTGCTTTCTGGCATCACAACAGGCATCTTACATTACCGGTACAACAACCCCGGTTGATGGAGGCAGAACGAGTTGTTTTTAATAAAAAATAAAATTATGTCAAAAAAATACACGACTGAAAAAGCGCCCAAAGCAGTTGGTTTATATCCTCACGCAAGACAGGTTGGAGATTTTCTGTTTTTAAGCGGGATTGGTCCCAGAGAAGCAGGAACAAATAATATTCCCGGGCTGGAATTGGATGAATCGGGTAATATTATCAAATATGATATTGAAGCAGAATGCCACTCCGTTTTTAAAAATATTAAAACCATATTGGAGGAATCCGGAGCTGACTGGAATAGTTTAGTTGACGTTACTGTTTTTCTTACTAATATGAAAGACGACTTTAAAACTTTTAATAAAGTCTATGCAGAATATTTCAAAGATAATCAGCCATGCAGGACAACTGTTGAAGTGAACGCTTTACCGACTCCAATCGCTATAGAACTGAAATGTATAGCTTATCTGGGAAAAAAGTGATTTTTAACCTTCATTGATTATTTCTTTATTTTCACTTTAGTGACGAGATTGTTAACAATATTTTAACTTAGAGAAAAAGTTAACATGCGCATACTCGTTTATTTATTCATTCCTTTTCTTTTAATACTGACATCTTGTAAAAAAGATCAACAAAAAAGAGAGCTTACTATTGATGTTGAACAGAAATCTATAAATGAGTTTCAGATAATCGGAAGTCACAACAGTTATCGAAAAATGACCTATGAGCCATTATTTGATTTTGTAATGAGCATACAAGAACTATTGCCGGATCAGTTTAATCCTGAGCAATGGGATTATTTTCACTATCCCCTCCAAAAGCAATTGCAAAGTTTTGGCATCCGGAATTTTGAACTGGATATTTTCAATGACCCTCAGGGCGGAAATTTTTACTACAGAAGAGGACTGAGTTTTGTAAATGAAGACGAAGCTTCCGGTATAGACGAGCTGCTCAATCCCGGCTTTAAAATTCTACATCTGCCCGACTTCGATTATGAAACCCATAATTACACATTTAAATCCGCTTTAACAGAAATTAGAGACTGGTCTACATCGAATCCAAATCACTTTCCGATAATCATCATGGTTGAAGCTAAAAACTCCGGCATTTCTGATTACTCTCCATTAGTAGGTATGACTGAAGTTATTCCCTATGATGCTACGTCACCGGAACTTTTAGATGCAGAAGTTAAAGAAGTTTTTGGAGAAAATTTGAATGGAATAATCACTCCGGATAAATTCAGGGGAGACTATGCAAGCATTAATGAAGCTTTAAAGGAAAGGGGCTGGCCTAAACTTGCAGATGCAAGAGGTAAAATTTTGTTTGTGATTCAGGGAAGCAGTCTTAAAAGCTTTTATTTACAGGGTCGGCCAAATCTAGAAGACAGGGCCATGTTTATTTTTGGAGAACCCGGACAAGCACATACAGCCATGGTCATAAGGAACAATCCGGTTTCATCTTATGAAGAAATCAAAGAATTGGTTAAAAAGGGCTACATTGTAAGAACCAGAGCCGATGCCAATACTGATGAGGCGCGAAGTGGCGACACTCATAGACGCGACATTGCCTTTGCGAGCGGAGCTCAAATAATTTCAACAGATTACTATAGAGCTGACCCGAGATCCGACACCAGTGAAAACTGGTCAAACTATGAAGTGTCATTTGATAATGAAGCAGTTGGGCGTTGGAATCCGATGTTTAGCCAAAAAGAGAATACCGACTTTCTCTATATTTATAAGTAGTATTCGATTAGCTGTTTTTTAAAATGTGGTTTTCTACTATTTCAGGATAGTATAGATGTTCAGCACTTTTAACCTTGCTGCTCAAGGAATCTACCGTTTCATCCTTTTCAATTTTTATCTTTTTTTGAAATAAAATTCTGCCCGTATCATATTCTTCATCTACAAGATGGATACTAATTCCGGTTTCTATTTCCAAATTTTCCAAAACTGCTTTGTGAACATGATTTCCATACATGCCTTTGCCTCCGTATGCCGGTAATAATGACGGGTGTATATTTATGATTTTTTTTCGGAATCGATTTATCACATTAAGCGGAATTTTTAACATAAAGCCTGCTAATACTATCCAATCTGTATTATACCTGGCTAAAGTCTCTGTTAACTTATCCTGCTCTATGTCTTTCTTATTGATAATTTCAAAAGGTATACCGGCTGCTTCTGCTTTCCTAATCACATTCGCTCCTGAATTATTACAAATAAGCAGGTTAATTATAATTTTCGGATGATTAGAAAAGTATTTAAACAAAACATTTGCATTAGTACCTTCACCGGATGCAAAAATTGTTATTTTTTGCTTCTTAATTGTTATCATAATTCAAACTCGTCAAGCAGCAATTTTTCAAATAAATCTACTGCGTTATTATTTCCATTTAGCCTGTGCAACTCAATCGTAGAAATGATAAAATTAGTTTTTCCCTGACTGTTAGTTCTTTTGCCAATAATAGTTGAATTACCTGTCCATGGAGAAAAGGTAAAAGTCGGATTATGCCTTGCACTTATATTTGCCGAATAAATAGGACTCGCATTTAAAATAAGATTTATAGGCCTGACAACTGACAAAAAGCTGGTTGACTGCAAAGGCGGATATCCTGAAATAATCGGATTAAAGGTGGTCGTATCAGTTATTGTAAGGGTAGTGTCTGACCCGGGAATAACTAATGACTGTATAGGCGTAAAATCTAAAAATTGAGATTGCTCATCAAAGAGGCTTGAAAAATATAAAATAAGCATCAACTTACCACCTGATTCAAAAAAGGGGTTCGTTGTTCTTTGTGCCAGGGATAAAGAGTTTTGTGCATTATCACCAAACCAGATAATCGTCTCAAAAAAGTCAAAAACCATTGCCTGAGTAGGATTGTCTGATGAAAGTTGAGTGAACGCTCCGGCTGACTGTTCAAATAAATGCAAAGTATCAAAAACATTAATTCCGTTAGCTGTTAAATTGTTTGCATAAAAAGATTCTACCGTTGGATTTTGATTTCCGTATGCATTTACCAATAACACAGAACTGTTTACTCTTTTGATAAACACAGAATCAGAATATACAAAAGAAGACTTAGCCAAAGACTGATCTACAGAGCGAATAATCAATTGATTATAATCATCTAAAATCATTCCCTCTATGTTAGCATTTTCAGCGTTTAGGCTGTTATTCAAAAACACCTGCGCTTCTGAAATTGACTGGTCGGGGCTGGTTGCTCTAAAAATTGCTCCGGACGTCGTTGCCGGCACTATAAAAGGATCGTTCAGTGTATCATTCCAGTAGACTTCTATTTCAAGAAGGTTTTCTTTTCCGTCGGGGTCATCAGCTTCCCAGAAAAAGCGAACAGCCGGAAAAGTCTTGACAGGTCTGTTAACTGCCGGCTGAAACTGAATTACCGGAGGTGAATTTTTAACCGGATAAACAACGGATGCAGGACTGGGATCCCGGGCACCTTCATTATCTACCGCCCTCACGCTAAACCTGAAATCTATAGTATCATTCCCCGGAGGTGGTGCCAAAATAAAAACACTATCTCTTTTTTCTGTAAAGCTCCAGTCGGTAGCAGGCGTCACCACATCATCAAAAGTAAATTCATAACCGACCACATAACCATCCGGATCGTCACCCCACCATCTGATGTGCACTTCTGAGGTCAGGCGTTCATCACCCAACCTGATAATGGTGTCAACCACCGTAAATGTGTTCGGAGGAAGATTTTCATCTTCATCACCATCAAATGAGGTTTTGCAACTTTGAGTAATACCGCTCAAAAGGATAATTAAAACCCCTAATAAAATCAGATTAATATTTTTATTCATTCCGGTTGCAAAGCTAATAATTAGTATCTATAACAATGTTTAGTAATTGTTAAATTCACGATAAAAATACAAAACAATTTTCCAAAAAAATCATCCAGGAGAATCCAAAAGGGCAGATTTTCAACTTTTCAATATTCTTCTGATTATGAAAATAGTATTATTG
This region includes:
- a CDS encoding phosphoribosylglycinamide formyltransferase is translated as MITIKKQKITIFASGEGTNANVLFKYFSNHPKIIINLLICNNSGANVIRKAEAAGIPFEIINKKDIEQDKLTETLARYNTDWIVLAGFMLKIPLNVINRFRKKIINIHPSLLPAYGGKGMYGNHVHKAVLENLEIETGISIHLVDEEYDTGRILFQKKIKIEKDETVDSLSSKVKSAEHLYYPEIVENHILKNS
- a CDS encoding RidA family protein yields the protein MSKKYTTEKAPKAVGLYPHARQVGDFLFLSGIGPREAGTNNIPGLELDESGNIIKYDIEAECHSVFKNIKTILEESGADWNSLVDVTVFLTNMKDDFKTFNKVYAEYFKDNQPCRTTVEVNALPTPIAIELKCIAYLGKK
- a CDS encoding SDR family oxidoreductase; the protein is MIIKLKGKFALVGGGSKGIGLATAQALAEAGASVTILARNSDDLEIACKNLPKVHDGQTHFWISADSSAPDTFIEKVKNFSAEKKIHFDILVNNTGGPPGGPITDASAESFLEAYNNHLICNHLLVQTYLEGMKKAAYGRIINIISTSVKQPLPNLGVSNTTRAAVAAWAKTLANETAMHGITVNNVLPGATETDRLTSIILNKSKKENKTTVQVAEAMKSGIPMKRFGKAQEVASLVCFLASQQASYITGTTTPVDGGRTSCF